A region from the Citrobacter telavivensis genome encodes:
- a CDS encoding O-acetyl-ADP-ribose deacetylase, whose amino-acid sequence MESRIHVIQGDITTVAVDVIVNAANSSLMGGGGVDGAIHRAAGPALLEACMKVRQQQGECPTGHAVITLAGNLPAKAVIHTVGPIWRGGEHNEAQQLQDAYFNSLNLALANGYTSIAFPAISTGVYGYPRAAAAEIALKTVSEFITRRALPEQIYFVCYDEETARLYQRLLTQQGDE is encoded by the coding sequence ATGGAATCGCGTATTCATGTTATCCAGGGGGATATCACCACCGTCGCGGTTGATGTCATCGTCAATGCCGCTAACTCATCACTGATGGGGGGCGGAGGCGTTGATGGGGCGATCCACCGCGCCGCGGGTCCCGCATTACTGGAAGCCTGCATGAAGGTCAGGCAGCAGCAGGGCGAGTGCCCAACGGGTCATGCGGTGATCACGCTTGCGGGTAACCTTCCCGCCAAAGCGGTCATTCACACCGTCGGCCCAATCTGGCGCGGCGGCGAGCATAACGAAGCGCAACAGTTACAGGATGCGTACTTCAATAGCCTGAATCTGGCGCTGGCCAATGGCTACACCTCTATTGCATTCCCGGCAATCAGCACCGGAGTCTATGGATATCCGCGTGCGGCGGCGGCAGAAATTGCACTCAAGACCGTTTCGGAATTTATTACCCGTCGCGCTTTACCTGAGCAGATATACTTTGTCTGTTATGACGAAGAAACAGCCCGACTCTACCAGCGTTTACTCACCCAGCAAGGCGATGAATGA
- a CDS encoding type 1 fimbrial protein, with the protein MAGTSGQGGVIHFVGQIVEPPCEVSRVQQRLAMSCNHEGHTQTRYYSPQELLNAPQHFKQIAAVDLHYLNEQKTLAVMSIDYR; encoded by the coding sequence ATGGCGGGTACGAGTGGACAGGGTGGGGTTATTCATTTCGTCGGTCAAATTGTGGAGCCACCCTGTGAGGTGAGTCGGGTGCAGCAGCGCCTGGCAATGTCGTGCAATCACGAGGGGCACACGCAGACCCGCTATTATTCCCCGCAGGAATTGCTTAACGCGCCGCAGCACTTTAAACAAATCGCCGCGGTTGACCTGCACTACCTCAATGAACAGAAAACGCTGGCGGTGATGAGTATCGATTACCGCTGA
- the csgC gene encoding curli assembly protein CsgC, with protein sequence MNTLLLLAALSNQITFTTTQQGDIYTITPQVTLTQPCVCQVQILALREGVAGQSQSQQKKTLSLPANQAIDLTRLSLNISAQDTVKIVVTVSDGQSLHLSQQWPPSAKSS encoded by the coding sequence ATGAACACCTTATTACTCCTTGCGGCGCTCTCTAATCAGATAACCTTTACGACAACCCAGCAAGGTGACATTTACACGATTACGCCGCAGGTTACCCTGACGCAACCCTGCGTGTGTCAGGTCCAGATTTTAGCCCTTCGCGAAGGCGTGGCGGGACAAAGTCAGTCACAACAGAAAAAGACCCTTTCTCTACCTGCTAATCAAGCCATTGATTTGACCAGACTCAGTTTAAATATCTCTGCACAAGACACCGTCAAAATCGTGGTTACGGTTTCTGACGGTCAATCGCTGCATTTATCACAACAGTGGCCGCCTTCTGCGAAATCGTCATAA
- the csgA gene encoding curlin major subunit CsgA, translated as MKLLQVAAFAAIVVSGSALAGSVPQWGGGGGNHGGGGSSSGPESTLSIYQFGTNNAALALQSDARKSDTTITQHGYGNGADVGQGSDNSTIDLTQKGFKNNATIDQWNGKNSDITVSQYGGRNAALVNQTASDSSVLVKQVGFGNNATANQY; from the coding sequence ATGAAACTTTTACAAGTGGCAGCATTTGCAGCAATCGTGGTTTCTGGCAGTGCTCTGGCTGGTTCCGTTCCACAGTGGGGCGGCGGTGGCGGTAATCACGGCGGTGGCGGAAGCAGTTCTGGCCCGGAATCGACCCTGAGTATCTATCAGTTCGGGACCAATAACGCCGCACTTGCGCTGCAAAGCGACGCTCGTAAATCAGACACTACAATCACTCAGCACGGCTATGGTAACGGCGCCGATGTTGGCCAGGGTTCAGATAACAGCACCATTGATCTGACTCAGAAAGGCTTCAAAAACAACGCCACCATCGATCAGTGGAACGGCAAAAACTCGGATATTACTGTGAGCCAATACGGTGGACGTAACGCCGCGCTGGTTAACCAGACGGCTTCTGACTCCAGCGTTCTGGTTAAACAAGTTGGTTTTGGTAACAACGCCACGGCTAACCAGTACTAA
- the csgB gene encoding curlin minor subunit CsgB — protein sequence MKNKLLFMMLTVLGAPGIASATSYDLANSEYNFAVNELSKSSFNQAAIIGQDGTNNSAKIRQDGSKLLSVVSQEGGNNRAKVDQSGAYNFAYIAQSGNSNDASISQSNYGNTAMIIQKGSGNKANITQYGTQKTAVVVQRQSQMAIRVTQR from the coding sequence ATGAAAAACAAATTGTTATTTATGATGTTAACAGTACTGGGTGCGCCTGGGATTGCTTCCGCAACAAGTTATGATTTAGCAAATTCGGAATATAACTTTGCGGTAAATGAATTAAGCAAGTCTTCATTTAATCAGGCAGCCATTATTGGTCAGGACGGCACTAATAATAGTGCAAAGATACGCCAGGACGGTTCTAAGCTTTTGTCGGTAGTTTCACAAGAAGGTGGAAACAACCGGGCCAAAGTTGACCAATCAGGAGCTTATAACTTTGCGTATATTGCTCAGTCGGGTAATTCCAATGATGCCAGTATTTCGCAAAGTAATTACGGTAATACTGCGATGATTATCCAGAAAGGTTCTGGAAATAAAGCAAATATTACTCAGTATGGTACTCAGAAAACAGCAGTTGTAGTGCAGAGACAGTCGCAAATGGCAATTCGCGTAACTCAACGCTAA
- the csgD gene encoding transcriptional regulator CsgD: MFNEVHSIHSHTLLLITKPSLQATALLQHLKQSLALTGKLHNIQRSLDDISTSCIVLVDMMEADKKLIHYWQDNLSRKNNNLKTLLLNTPDDYPYRDIENWPHINGVFYVADDEERVVNGLQGILRGECYFSQKLASYLITHSGNYRYNSTESALLTHREKEILNKLRIGASNIEIARSLFISENTVKTHLYNLFKKIAVKNRTQAVSWANDNLRR, encoded by the coding sequence ATGTTTAATGAAGTCCATAGTATTCATAGTCATACATTATTGTTGATCACCAAACCATCCCTGCAAGCCACAGCATTATTGCAGCATTTAAAACAATCTCTGGCACTCACCGGAAAACTGCATAATATTCAACGTTCTCTGGATGATATTTCCACCAGTTGCATTGTTTTAGTCGATATGATGGAAGCGGATAAAAAGCTCATCCATTACTGGCAAGACAACTTAAGTCGGAAGAACAATAATTTAAAGACGTTATTGTTAAATACCCCCGATGATTATCCCTACCGGGATATTGAAAACTGGCCGCATATCAATGGCGTTTTTTATGTAGCGGATGATGAAGAACGTGTCGTAAACGGTTTGCAGGGGATCCTGCGGGGAGAATGCTACTTCTCACAGAAACTGGCCAGCTATCTGATCACTCACTCTGGTAACTACCGCTACAACAGCACAGAGTCGGCTCTCCTGACTCATCGTGAAAAAGAGATCCTGAATAAGCTACGTATCGGCGCTTCTAATATCGAAATCGCGCGCTCACTGTTTATCAGTGAGAATACGGTCAAGACGCATCTCTATAATCTTTTCAAGAAGATAGCTGTCAAAAATCGTACCCAGGCGGTTTCGTGGGCAAATGATAACCTCAGGCGATAA
- the csgE gene encoding curli production assembly/transport protein CsgE → MKRYLTWLVAAQFLLAAGATQAVEVEVPGLLTDHTVSSIGHDFYRAFSDKWESDYPGNLTINERPSARWGSWITITVNQDVIFQTFLFPTKRDFEKTVVFALAQTEDALNRRQIDQTLLSTGDLTHDEF, encoded by the coding sequence ATGAAACGCTATTTGACCTGGCTTGTAGCGGCACAGTTTCTGCTCGCTGCCGGCGCTACGCAGGCTGTAGAAGTTGAAGTTCCTGGGCTCTTAACTGACCACACGGTTTCGTCTATTGGCCACGATTTTTATCGTGCTTTTAGCGACAAATGGGAAAGTGACTATCCAGGCAATTTGACTATCAATGAGCGACCCAGTGCACGTTGGGGAAGTTGGATCACCATAACGGTTAATCAGGACGTTATATTCCAGACTTTTTTATTTCCAACGAAAAGAGACTTCGAAAAAACTGTTGTCTTCGCGCTGGCGCAAACCGAGGACGCTTTAAACCGTCGGCAAATAGATCAAACTCTATTGAGTACCGGCGATTTAACGCATGACGAATTTTAA
- the csgF gene encoding curli production assembly/transport protein CsgF, with the protein MRVKHAVVVLMLISPLSWAGNMTFQFRNPNFGGNPNNGSFLLNSAQAQNSYKDPSYNDDYGIETPSALDNFTQAIQSQILGGLLTNINTGKPGRMVTNDFIVDISNRDGQLQLNVTDRKTGKTSTIEVSGLQSDSTGF; encoded by the coding sequence ATGCGTGTCAAACATGCAGTAGTAGTACTCATGCTTATTTCGCCATTAAGTTGGGCCGGAAATATGACCTTCCAGTTCCGCAATCCCAACTTTGGTGGAAACCCCAATAACGGTTCTTTTTTACTGAATAGCGCCCAGGCGCAGAACTCTTATAAAGATCCCAGTTATAACGACGATTACGGAATTGAAACTCCCTCCGCGTTGGATAACTTCACTCAGGCCATTCAGTCACAAATACTGGGCGGACTGTTGACCAATATTAACACGGGGAAACCCGGCAGGATGGTGACCAATGATTTCATTGTTGATATTTCCAACCGTGATGGTCAGTTGCAGCTAAATGTCACGGACAGGAAAACGGGAAAAACATCGACGATAGAAGTGTCGGGTTTACAGTCAGATTCCACCGGTTTCTAA
- the csgG gene encoding curli production assembly/transport protein CsgG — protein sequence MQRLLVFVAVILLSGCLTAPPKEAAKPTLMPRAQSYKDLTHLPMPTGKIFVSVYNIQDETGQFKPYPASNFSTAVPQSATAMLVTALKDSRWFVPLERQGLQNLLNERKIIRAAQENGTVAINNRIPLQSLTAANIMVEGSIIGYESNVKSGGVGARYFGIGADTQYQLDQIAVNLRVVNVSTGEILSSVNTSKTILSYEVQAGVFRFIDYQRLLEGEIGYTSNEPVMLCLMSAIETGVIFLINDGIDRGLWDLQNKADRQSDILVKYRHMSVPPES from the coding sequence ATGCAGCGCTTACTTGTATTCGTCGCCGTCATTTTACTGAGCGGATGCTTAACCGCCCCGCCAAAAGAAGCCGCTAAGCCGACATTAATGCCTCGTGCGCAAAGTTATAAGGATTTAACGCATTTACCCATGCCAACGGGCAAAATTTTTGTCTCGGTGTATAACATTCAGGATGAAACCGGACAGTTTAAACCCTACCCGGCCAGTAACTTCTCGACCGCCGTCCCGCAAAGCGCCACCGCGATGCTGGTTACGGCGCTGAAAGATTCCCGCTGGTTTGTACCGCTGGAGCGCCAGGGCCTGCAAAACCTGCTGAATGAACGTAAAATCATTCGTGCCGCCCAGGAAAACGGGACTGTCGCCATCAACAACCGGATCCCGCTACAGTCGCTGACGGCGGCAAATATCATGGTTGAAGGGTCGATTATCGGTTACGAAAGTAACGTGAAATCTGGCGGTGTGGGTGCACGTTATTTCGGTATTGGCGCGGACACACAGTACCAGCTTGACCAGATCGCGGTGAACCTGCGCGTGGTCAACGTCAGCACCGGTGAGATCCTCTCCTCGGTCAATACCAGTAAAACCATTCTGTCTTATGAAGTGCAGGCAGGAGTGTTCCGCTTTATCGATTACCAGAGGCTGCTGGAAGGTGAAATTGGCTACACCTCCAATGAACCGGTGATGTTATGCCTGATGTCCGCCATTGAAACGGGCGTCATCTTCCTTATCAACGATGGTATCGATCGCGGGCTGTGGGATTTGCAGAATAAAGCCGATCGCCAGAGCGATATTCTGGTGAAATACCGTCATATGTCGGTACCGCCGGAATCCTGA
- a CDS encoding DUF1097 domain-containing protein produces the protein MNILLSIAITTGILSGIWGWVAVSLGLLSWAGFLGCTAYFACPQGGLKGLAISASTLLSGVVWALVIIYGSALTPHLELVGYAITGVVAFLMCIQAKQVLLSFVPGTFIGACATFAGQGDWKLVLPSLAVGLLFGYAMKNSGLWLAARRERQSTRTIAENKKA, from the coding sequence ATGAACATACTTCTTTCCATAGCAATCACAACGGGCATTCTCTCCGGTATCTGGGGATGGGTGGCCGTCTCTCTTGGCTTACTGAGTTGGGCAGGATTTTTAGGCTGTACGGCCTATTTTGCTTGTCCGCAGGGCGGGTTAAAGGGGCTGGCCATTTCGGCTTCCACGCTGTTGAGTGGCGTGGTGTGGGCGTTGGTCATTATTTACGGTAGCGCGCTGACGCCGCATCTGGAACTGGTGGGCTATGCGATCACCGGCGTTGTGGCCTTCCTGATGTGTATTCAGGCAAAGCAGGTCTTGCTGTCATTTGTGCCGGGCACGTTTATCGGTGCCTGTGCCACGTTTGCCGGGCAGGGGGACTGGAAACTGGTCTTGCCTTCACTGGCAGTCGGTTTACTCTTTGGCTATGCCATGAAAAATAGCGGCCTGTGGCTGGCGGCGAGGCGAGAAAGACAAAGTACGCGCACGATAGCGGAAAATAAAAAAGCGTGA
- a CDS encoding molecular chaperone — MNEFSILCRVLGSLYYRQPQDPLLVPLFTLIREGKLSASWPLEQDELLARLQKSCDMAQLAADYNALFVGAECSVPPYRSAWVEGATESEVRTFLSARGMPLAETPADHIGTLLLAASWLEDQSAEDESEALETLFADYILPWCGSFLGKVEAHATTPFWRTMAPLTRDAIGAMWDELEEETDA, encoded by the coding sequence ATGAACGAGTTTTCTATCCTGTGCCGCGTACTGGGATCGCTGTATTACCGTCAACCGCAGGATCCTTTACTGGTTCCGCTCTTTACCCTGATTCGCGAAGGTAAACTCTCGGCAAGCTGGCCGCTCGAACAGGATGAACTGTTGGCGCGTTTGCAGAAAAGCTGCGATATGGCCCAACTGGCGGCGGATTACAATGCGCTGTTTGTCGGTGCGGAGTGTTCGGTGCCACCGTATCGCAGCGCGTGGGTGGAAGGCGCGACAGAATCTGAGGTGCGGACGTTCCTTTCCGCGCGCGGAATGCCACTTGCCGAAACGCCAGCCGATCATATTGGTACGTTGCTGCTGGCCGCTTCCTGGCTGGAAGATCAGTCTGCGGAAGATGAAAGCGAGGCGCTGGAAACCCTGTTCGCGGACTATATCCTTCCATGGTGTGGCTCTTTCCTCGGGAAAGTTGAAGCACACGCCACCACCCCTTTCTGGCGGACAATGGCGCCGTTAACACGCGATGCTATTGGCGCGATGTGGGACGAACTGGAAGAAGAGACGGACGCGTAA
- a CDS encoding PHP domain-containing protein: MYPVDLHMHTVASTHAYSTLSDYIAQAKRQGLKLFAITDHGPDMADAPHHWHFINMRIWPRVVDGVGILRGIEANIKNIEGEIDCTGPMLTSLDLIIAGFHEPVFAPHDEATNTQAMIATMASGVVHIISHPGNPKYPVDITAIAQAAAKYEVALEINNSSFLHSRKGSEANCRAVAAAVRDAGGWVALGSDSHTAFTMGDFSECLKILEDVNFPEDRILNVTPKRLLNFLESRGMPPIPEFAEL, translated from the coding sequence ATGTATCCCGTTGACCTGCATATGCATACCGTCGCCAGTACCCATGCTTATAGCACCCTGAGCGATTACATCGCTCAGGCTAAACGCCAGGGACTGAAACTGTTCGCAATTACCGATCACGGCCCGGACATGGCGGATGCTCCGCACCACTGGCATTTTATCAATATGCGTATCTGGCCGCGCGTGGTGGATGGGGTAGGGATCCTGCGAGGCATTGAAGCAAACATCAAAAACATCGAAGGTGAAATTGACTGTACCGGTCCGATGCTCACCTCACTGGATCTGATTATTGCAGGCTTCCATGAACCGGTTTTCGCTCCCCACGATGAAGCTACCAACACACAGGCGATGATCGCCACCATGGCGAGCGGCGTAGTGCATATCATTAGTCACCCCGGCAACCCGAAATATCCTGTTGATATCACGGCGATTGCCCAGGCTGCGGCGAAATACGAGGTTGCGCTGGAGATTAACAACTCCTCCTTCCTTCATTCGCGCAAAGGCAGTGAAGCGAACTGTCGCGCGGTAGCGGCGGCGGTACGCGATGCCGGCGGCTGGGTGGCGTTGGGCTCAGATTCTCATACCGCCTTTACGATGGGTGACTTTAGCGAGTGCCTGAAAATCCTCGAAGACGTGAACTTCCCGGAAGATCGTATTTTAAACGTGACGCCGAAACGATTACTCAATTTCCTGGAATCGCGCGGTATGCCGCCGATTCCTGAATTTGCTGAACTTTAA
- the ghrA gene encoding glyoxylate/hydroxypyruvate reductase GhrA: MDIIFYHPTFDTPWWIAALENAIPGARVREWKSGDNDPADYALVWHPPVDMLEGRKLKAVFALGAGVDSILSKLKAHPTMLDPAIPLFRLEDTGMGLQMQEYAVSQVLHWFRRFDDYQALKNESQWQPLPEYMREEFTVGIMGAGVLGAKVAESLQAWGFPLRCWSRSRKTWPGVESFAGTEELGAFLSQTRVLINLLPNTAETVGIINGKLLDQLQDGAYLLNLARGVHVNEDDLLTALNSKKLKGAMLDVYSREPLPEDSPLWKHPRVAMTPHIAAVTRPAEAVAYISRTISHLENGEAVTGQVDRQRGY; encoded by the coding sequence ATGGATATCATTTTCTATCACCCTACGTTTGATACCCCCTGGTGGATCGCCGCACTGGAAAACGCCATTCCTGGTGCCAGAGTCCGGGAGTGGAAGTCGGGCGATAACGATCCGGCAGATTATGCGCTGGTCTGGCACCCACCGGTAGATATGCTGGAAGGGCGTAAACTTAAAGCCGTGTTTGCACTTGGCGCCGGGGTGGATTCGATCCTGAGCAAACTGAAAGCCCATCCCACCATGCTGGATCCCGCTATTCCTCTCTTTCGTCTGGAAGATACCGGCATGGGCTTGCAAATGCAGGAGTACGCGGTCAGCCAGGTGTTGCACTGGTTTCGCCGCTTTGATGATTACCAGGCGCTTAAAAATGAGAGCCAGTGGCAACCGCTGCCGGAATATATGCGCGAGGAGTTTACCGTGGGGATCATGGGGGCTGGCGTGCTGGGGGCAAAAGTGGCTGAAAGCCTGCAGGCCTGGGGCTTCCCGCTGCGCTGCTGGAGTCGCAGCCGCAAAACCTGGCCAGGTGTCGAGAGTTTTGCGGGTACCGAAGAGCTGGGCGCGTTCCTCAGCCAGACCCGCGTGTTGATTAACCTGCTGCCCAATACGGCGGAAACGGTCGGCATCATCAATGGAAAACTGCTTGATCAGTTGCAGGATGGCGCTTATCTGCTCAATCTTGCGCGCGGTGTCCACGTTAACGAAGATGATCTGCTGACCGCGCTGAACAGCAAAAAACTCAAAGGGGCAATGCTGGATGTCTACAGTCGTGAACCGCTGCCAGAGGACAGTCCGCTGTGGAAACATCCGCGCGTGGCGATGACGCCACACATTGCCGCGGTCACGCGTCCTGCAGAAGCCGTTGCCTATATTTCCCGCACGATTTCACATCTGGAAAACGGTGAAGCGGTGACCGGACAGGTCGATCGCCAGCGCGGCTACTGA
- the phoH gene encoding phosphate starvation-inducible protein PhoH: MVSFPKASYGLQGSQPSDVRAHNRAASGACDEYQQLKVLSMGRQKAVIKARREAKRVLRRDSRSHKQREEESVTSLVQMSGVEAIGMARDSRDTTPVMARNEAQSHYLNAIESKQLIFATGEAGCGKTWISAAKAAEALIHKDVDRIIVTRPVLQADEDLGFLPGDVSEKFAPYFRPIYDVLVKRLGASFMQYCLRPEIGKVEIAPFAYMRGRTFENAVVILDEAQNVTAAQMKMFLTRLGENVTVIVNGDITQCDLPSHVQSGLSDALGRFKEDEMIGIVRFSKDDCVRSALCQRTLNAYS, encoded by the coding sequence GTGGTGTCTTTTCCAAAGGCAAGCTATGGCTTACAAGGAAGCCAACCCTCAGATGTTCGTGCGCATAATCGCGCTGCCAGCGGCGCGTGTGATGAATACCAACAACTCAAGGTGCTATCCATGGGAAGACAAAAAGCAGTGATCAAAGCTCGTCGTGAAGCAAAACGTGTGCTGAGACGGGACTCACGTAGTCATAAACAGCGTGAAGAAGAATCGGTCACCTCGCTTGTGCAGATGAGTGGCGTAGAAGCGATAGGCATGGCGCGCGACAGTCGCGACACCACGCCTGTCATGGCGCGCAATGAGGCTCAATCGCACTACCTGAATGCTATCGAGAGTAAACAACTGATTTTCGCTACGGGCGAAGCCGGGTGTGGTAAAACCTGGATCAGTGCGGCAAAAGCAGCAGAGGCCCTGATACATAAAGATGTAGACAGGATTATTGTCACCCGTCCAGTTCTGCAGGCTGATGAAGATCTCGGCTTCTTACCTGGAGATGTATCGGAGAAGTTTGCCCCGTATTTCCGGCCGATTTACGACGTCCTGGTAAAACGACTGGGGGCATCCTTTATGCAGTATTGCCTGCGACCTGAAATCGGTAAGGTGGAAATCGCGCCGTTCGCCTATATGCGCGGACGTACATTTGAAAATGCAGTGGTCATTCTCGACGAGGCTCAGAACGTCACTGCTGCGCAAATGAAGATGTTTTTAACGCGCCTCGGGGAGAACGTGACGGTTATCGTAAACGGGGACATTACCCAGTGCGATTTACCCTCTCACGTTCAGTCAGGACTCAGTGACGCGCTGGGCCGCTTTAAAGAAGATGAGATGATAGGGATTGTCCGCTTCAGTAAAGATGATTGCGTTCGCTCGGCGCTCTGCCAACGAACGCTGAATGCGTACAGTTAA
- the efeB gene encoding deferrochelatase/peroxidase EfeB yields the protein MQHDDKNGVSEPSRRRLLKGMGALGGALALAGGCPVAHAQKPQSAPGTLSPDARSETQPFYGPHQAGILTPQQASMMLVAFDVLATDKGDLERLFRLLTKRIAFLTTGGPAPETANPRLPPMDSGILGAFIAPDNLTMTLSVGHSLFDDRFGLQAQMPKTLQKMTRFPNDSLDAALCHGDVLLQICANTQDTVIHALRDIIKHTPDLLSIRWKREGFISDHAARSKGKETPVNLLGFKDGTANPDSSDAKLMQDVVWVTAEQGEPEWTIGGSYQAVRLIQFRVEFWDRTPLKEQQTIFGRDKHSGAPLGMQHEHDVPDYASDPEGNIIALDSHIRLANPRTAQTQSSLMMRRGYSYSLGVTPSGQLDMGLLFVCYQHDLEKGFLTVQKRLNGEALEEYVKPIGGGYFFALPGVKQADRYLGQSLLEA from the coding sequence ATGCAGCATGATGATAAAAACGGCGTGAGCGAACCGTCACGCCGACGTTTGTTGAAAGGAATGGGCGCGCTTGGTGGCGCGCTGGCATTAGCCGGTGGTTGCCCGGTTGCGCACGCGCAAAAACCGCAAAGCGCGCCGGGTACCTTGTCACCGGATGCTCGTAGCGAAACACAGCCTTTTTATGGTCCCCATCAGGCGGGTATTTTGACGCCGCAGCAGGCCTCAATGATGCTGGTAGCGTTTGACGTACTGGCGACCGACAAAGGTGATCTTGAACGACTGTTTCGCCTGCTGACGAAACGCATCGCCTTCCTGACCACCGGCGGACCGGCGCCGGAAACGGCGAATCCGCGTTTGCCGCCGATGGACTCCGGGATCCTCGGTGCCTTCATCGCGCCGGACAACCTGACCATGACGCTGTCGGTGGGGCATTCGCTGTTTGATGACCGCTTTGGGCTGCAGGCACAGATGCCAAAGACGTTGCAAAAAATGACCCGCTTCCCGAATGACTCGCTGGATGCGGCGCTTTGTCATGGGGATGTGCTGTTGCAGATTTGCGCCAACACTCAGGACACGGTGATCCATGCCCTGCGCGATATCATCAAGCACACGCCAGATTTACTGAGCATTCGCTGGAAGCGGGAAGGGTTTATTTCCGACCATGCAGCACGCAGTAAAGGTAAAGAGACCCCGGTCAATTTACTGGGCTTTAAAGACGGCACGGCGAACCCGGACAGCAGCGATGCAAAACTGATGCAGGACGTGGTGTGGGTAACGGCGGAGCAGGGGGAACCAGAGTGGACAATCGGCGGGTCTTATCAGGCTGTACGTCTGATTCAGTTTCGTGTCGAATTCTGGGACCGCACGCCGCTCAAAGAGCAGCAAACCATTTTTGGCCGCGATAAGCACTCCGGCGCGCCGCTGGGTATGCAGCACGAGCATGACGTGCCGGATTACGCCAGCGACCCGGAGGGCAATATTATTGCGCTGGACAGCCACATTCGTCTGGCGAACCCGCGTACGGCGCAGACGCAGTCAAGCCTGATGATGCGCCGCGGCTATAGCTATTCTCTCGGCGTGACGCCCTCCGGACAGCTTGATATGGGATTGCTGTTTGTCTGCTATCAACATGATCTGGAAAAAGGGTTTCTGACCGTGCAGAAGCGGTTGAATGGTGAAGCGCTGGAAGAGTACGTTAAGCCGATTGGCGGAGGTTATTTCTTCGCACTACCAGGTGTTAAGCAGGCCGATCGCTATCTGGGCCAGTCTTTGCTTGAAGCCTGA